Below is a window of Burkholderia cepacia DNA.
TGTGCCACCAGGCGGGCGGCAAAGGGCAGGACGGCCTCGCGCCGCCGCTGACCGAGTATCCGGGCAAGTATGCGGCGGCCGAGCCGGGGCGGGCGCAACTGGTCGCGACGTTGCTGCACGGGATGTTCGGTGTGATCAAGGTGCACGACAAGAGCTACAACTTCAAGATGCCGTCGTTCGCGAACGCGAGCGACGACGACATCGCGCACGTGCTCAACTACGTCGTGTTCGACCTCAACGCGCAGCACGGCGACGCGAAGCCGTTCACGGCGGCCGATATCCGCGCGGCGCGCGCGAAGGAGATGGACGGCACGGCCGTGCACGCGCAACGCGCGGTGGTGATCAAGGGGCTCGGCCTGTGAACGGCGCCCGCGCGTCCCGCGCGTCCCGTGCGGACGCCGCCGCGCAGGGTACGCGGGGCGCGTCGTCGTGGCTCGCCGGCATGTCGCGTCGCGTGTCGTCGTGGCTGCTGCTGGCGGGCGCTGCGTGTGTGGTCGCACCGTCCGCGCATGCCGACGGCTTAACCGACGCGACACTCGCGCGGCAGCACTGGGTGCTCAACTGCATGGGCTGCCATACGGCGACGGGCGGCGGCATTCCGGGCAAGGTGCCGCCGCTCGCGAACTCGCTCGGCTATTTCACGCACCTGCCGGCCGGGCGGGAGTACGTGATGCGCGTGCCCGGCGCGTCGAACTCGGCGCTATCGGACCAGGATCTGGCCGACGTGCTCAACTGGGTGCTCACGACGATGAACCGCGATGCGCTGCCGCGTGACTTCAAGCCCTATACGGCCGCCGAAGTCGCCGCGCACCGCCGTCCCGCTTTTGCCGACGTCGCGACCGTGCGCGCCGGGCTCGTCCGCGCGTTGCAGGCGCGCGGGATCGACGGCGTCACGGATCGCTACTGACCGACTCATTCAACGAACCAGGAAAACGTGGACATGGAGACGAACGAAACCTTTCCGTTGCTCGACGCAACGCGTGCGTTCCTCGCGAAGCCGAAGAAGATGCTGATCGGCGCCGAGTGGAGCGACGCCGCATCGGGCCGCCAGTTCGACGTCGTGAACCCGGCCGACGGCACCGTGCTCGCGCGCGTGCCCGAAGCGGACGAACGCGACGTGCAGCAGGCGGTCGCCGCCGCGCGCCGTGCATTCGACGCGGGCCCGTGGCGCACCGCGAAGACCACCGACCGCGAGCGGCTGCTGTTCGTGCTCGCCGACCTGATCGAAGCGAATGCGCGCGAGTTGGCCGAAATCGAATCGCTCGACAACGGCAAGCCGGTGATGGTCGCGCAGGGGCTCGACGTCGCGATGGCGGCGCAGTGCTTCCGCTACATGGCCGGCTGGGCGACCAAGATCGAAGGCAGTGTGATCGACGCCGGCATGCCGTACATGCCCGACAGCGAGATATTCACCTACACGCGCAAGGAACCCGTCGGCGTGGTCGGCGCGATCATCCCGTGGAATTTCCCGCTGTTGATGGCGGCATGGAAGATTGCGCCGGCGCTCGCGACCGGTTGCACGGTCGTGCTGAAGCCTGCCGAAGATACGCCGCTGAGCGCACTGCGCCTGTGCGAACTGATTCAGGCGGCCGGTTTTCCGGACGGCGTCGTCAATATCGTCACCGGCTACGGTCATACGGCCGGCGCGGCGTTGTCGCGCGATCCGCGCATCGACAAGATCGCATTCACGGGTTCGACGCAGACGGGCAAGACGATCGGCCATGCGGCGCTCGACAACATGACGCGCATGTCGCTCGAACTCGGCGGCAAGTCGCCGGTGATCGTGCTGCCCGATGTCGATCTCGACAAGGCCGCGCTGGGCGTCGCGAACGCGATCTTCTTCAACCAGGGGCAGGTATGCACGGCCGGTTCGCGTGCGTATATCCACTCGAAGGTGTTCGACGGCGTGATCGAGCGCGTCGCGAAGATCGCCGCGAACCTGAAGATCGGCCCGGGGATGGACCCGTCGACGCAGATCGGTCCGCTCGTCTCGGCGAAACAGCGCGAGCGCGTGTGCGGTTACATCGACTCGGGGTTCGGCGAAGGGGCGCGCGCCGCGGCGGGCGGCCGTGCGATCGACGGCCCCGGCTTCTTCGTCGAGCCGACCGTGCTGGTCGATACGACGCAGGCGATGCGCGTCGTGCGCGAGGAGATCTTCGGACCGGTGCTCGTCGCGATGCCATTCGACGATCCGGATACGGCCGTGCAGCTCGCGAACGACACGCCGTACGGCCTCGGCGCGAGCATCTGGTCGAACGACCTGTCGGCGATCCACAAGCTGATTCCGCGTATCGCAGCCGGCACCGTGTGGGTCAACTGCCATTCGCTGCTCGACAATGCGTTGCCGTTCGGCGGGATGAAGCAGTCGGGCTTCGGGCGCGAACTCGGCCGCGCGGTGATCGACCAGTACACGGAAAGCAAATCGGTGATGATGAACTACGCGTGAGCGTCGTCGCGGGCGAGCGCGTGCGTGGCCGGCGTATCGGCAACGCACGCGTGCCGGCCGCGACGCCTTCATGCGCGGATCAGCACGACCCCGAGGATCAGGCACGCCGCGCCGGCGATGCGGACCGGGCTGGCCGGATGCTGCGCGATGCCGAGTACGCCGAAGTGGTCGAACACGAGCGCGCCGGTCATCTGCCCGACGACGATCAGCGCGAGCGTCGTGGCCGCGCCCAGTCGCGGCACCATCAATATCGCGACGCCGACGAATACCGCGCCGAAGAATCCACCGGTCCAGCTGAACCACGACCCTGCGCCGGAGACGGTGCTGCTCAGGCGCGGATGCGGCGACAGCAGCGCGATGGCCAGCATCGCGGCCAGGCCGACGAGGTAGCTGACCGACCCGGCCCACCACGGCGAACCGATCTGCGCGCGGAGGTTCGCATTGAGTACCTGCTGCAACGCGACGCTGATGCCGGCCGCCACGACCAGCAGATAGGACAGGAGGGTAGTCACGTCGATCAACGCTCCGTATGAGCGGCCGGAACGGGGACTCCGGCACGGAAGGCTTTCATTCTGCGGAGCGCGACGGTATAACGCAAATATCGAATTCGGCGCGTATCCATCTCGTTTCGGCATGCCATCACTCCGGCAAATCCAGTATTTCCTGACCGTGGCGGATCTCGGCGGCTTCACGCCGGCCGCGGGTGCGCTCCACGTCGCACAGTCGGCGCTCAGCCGGCAGATCGGCCAGCTCGAGGACGAACTCGGTTTCCCGCTGTTCGACCGTGCGCCAAGGGGCGTCCGGCTGACACCGGCCGGCGCGATCTATCGTGAACGCGTCGCGTCGATCCCGGCCACGCTGACGGCGGCTGCCGAAGAAGGCTCGCAGTTGTCGCGCGGCGAGGCGGGCGTACTGCGGCTGCTGCATTCCAGCACCGTCCCCGTCAGCAGCCTGATGCCCGATCTCGATCGCTTCATGAGCGAATGCCCGGGCGCGCGGGTCGATCTCGATCGTGCGTCGTCCGAGGATCAGGTGACTGAAATCGCGAACGGCCGTGCCGATGTCGGGGTCGTCCGCCTGCCGGTGCTGCGGCGCGATGCGCGCGTACGCTTCGTCGAACTGGCGGCCGAGCGCCTGTGCGTGGCGGTGCCTGCCGATCATCCGCTCGCGGGCCGCAAGCGCGTCGCGATTTCGCGGTTGCGGCGGGAGCCGTTCGTGTCGGCCGTGTATCGCGAGCGGGGCGGGCTGGCGCGCGTCGTGATCGATCTCTGCCTGAAACGGGGCTTCGTACCGACAGCGGCCCGGATCGTGTCGCCGAAGACGTCGATGCTGAATCTCGTCGCGGCCGGGCGCGGCGTGGCGATCGTGCCGGAGCGGATGGTGAGTCTCGGTATCGACGGCGCCGTGTTCGTGCCGCTTTCGGATGAAGACGCGAAGTCGGTGTGCGCGTTGGTGCTGCCGGTCGAGCCGACGGTGCTGGCGGAGGCGTTCGTGCGGGTGGTGACGGCCGCTTGAGGCCGGCGCATCGCTACCGTCACGATCCGCGCGACCTCAGACGCGGTATCCCGATTCGCGCATCAACCGGCGCGATATATCGCCGCGCGGGCCTTCCGCGTCGAGTCGTGCGCGAAGCTGCGTGTCGGCCTTGCCGATCACGCCGCGGTGCATGAGCGCAACAAGGGCGAAAACGGCCACGACAAAGAGAGCGGTGAGGATCATGGGGTTCCTGGCTGGCCGGACGTGTTGAGGAGGCCAGCTTAGGGCCGATCCGCGGCACCCGGGGGTATGTCGGAAATCTGTCAGTGTCGCCGGGGCCCAATCGAAAGCCGCACGCCGCATCGGGGCAACCCGATTTCCACTCGAAATCGCCTTAAACCCCCGCCCACCAAGCCTCAAGCAAAACATAGTGGTTTCCACTCATAGTCGCAAATAGTCAAGAACAGGTCGCCGGCGGTCTTCTCGCGGCGAATATGGCTCGTTACTTTTACTCCCACGATGCAGGCCGGCGCACACTCCGCGCACCGGCTGCCGCGAGACCAACCGGGAGAAACGAACCATGAAGTCGACGAAGATCGCCGCGCTTGCCGCGGCCGTGCTGGCGACCGGCGCGTTCACGAACG
It encodes the following:
- a CDS encoding c-type cytochrome; the encoded protein is MKVKQAGRIAFASMTAVAALALAGAAGAQETVHYPAGKSLFDAQCAVCHQAGGKGQDGLAPPLTEYPGKYAAAEPGRAQLVATLLHGMFGVIKVHDKSYNFKMPSFANASDDDIAHVLNYVVFDLNAQHGDAKPFTAADIRAARAKEMDGTAVHAQRAVVIKGLGL
- a CDS encoding c-type cytochrome; protein product: MNGARASRASRADAAAQGTRGASSWLAGMSRRVSSWLLLAGAACVVAPSAHADGLTDATLARQHWVLNCMGCHTATGGGIPGKVPPLANSLGYFTHLPAGREYVMRVPGASNSALSDQDLADVLNWVLTTMNRDALPRDFKPYTAAEVAAHRRPAFADVATVRAGLVRALQARGIDGVTDRY
- a CDS encoding aldehyde dehydrogenase family protein, with protein sequence METNETFPLLDATRAFLAKPKKMLIGAEWSDAASGRQFDVVNPADGTVLARVPEADERDVQQAVAAARRAFDAGPWRTAKTTDRERLLFVLADLIEANARELAEIESLDNGKPVMVAQGLDVAMAAQCFRYMAGWATKIEGSVIDAGMPYMPDSEIFTYTRKEPVGVVGAIIPWNFPLLMAAWKIAPALATGCTVVLKPAEDTPLSALRLCELIQAAGFPDGVVNIVTGYGHTAGAALSRDPRIDKIAFTGSTQTGKTIGHAALDNMTRMSLELGGKSPVIVLPDVDLDKAALGVANAIFFNQGQVCTAGSRAYIHSKVFDGVIERVAKIAANLKIGPGMDPSTQIGPLVSAKQRERVCGYIDSGFGEGARAAAGGRAIDGPGFFVEPTVLVDTTQAMRVVREEIFGPVLVAMPFDDPDTAVQLANDTPYGLGASIWSNDLSAIHKLIPRIAAGTVWVNCHSLLDNALPFGGMKQSGFGRELGRAVIDQYTESKSVMMNYA
- a CDS encoding DMT family transporter; translated protein: MTTLLSYLLVVAAGISVALQQVLNANLRAQIGSPWWAGSVSYLVGLAAMLAIALLSPHPRLSSTVSGAGSWFSWTGGFFGAVFVGVAILMVPRLGAATTLALIVVGQMTGALVFDHFGVLGIAQHPASPVRIAGAACLILGVVLIRA
- a CDS encoding LysR family transcriptional regulator; its protein translation is MPSLRQIQYFLTVADLGGFTPAAGALHVAQSALSRQIGQLEDELGFPLFDRAPRGVRLTPAGAIYRERVASIPATLTAAAEEGSQLSRGEAGVLRLLHSSTVPVSSLMPDLDRFMSECPGARVDLDRASSEDQVTEIANGRADVGVVRLPVLRRDARVRFVELAAERLCVAVPADHPLAGRKRVAISRLRREPFVSAVYRERGGLARVVIDLCLKRGFVPTAARIVSPKTSMLNLVAAGRGVAIVPERMVSLGIDGAVFVPLSDEDAKSVCALVLPVEPTVLAEAFVRVVTAA